In Trueperaceae bacterium, the genomic stretch GGCCGGAGAGCTGGAAGCCGCTGTCGACGCCGGGCACGACCGGCGGGACGTACCCCTCGACCTCGCGCACCGGCTCGACCCGGGCGTTCAGGACCGGCGCGACGGCGGCGACCTCCGGCAGGGCCCGCACGACGTCCTCGACCGGGTCGAGGGGCATCACCGCCCGCCCGCCGGCGCCGGGCGTCACGAGGAGGTCGGCGCGTCCGACGGTCGCCGCGAAGTCCGCCTGCAGGTTGCTGCGCACGTTCGCGCCGACCGACAACGACGCCAGCACCGCCGCGATGCCGACCCCCACCCCCACGACCGTGGCGGCGGTCCGCCACGGGTGCCGCAGCAGGTTCCGTACCGCCAAGCGCAGCAGGACGCGGGTCACGCGCCCCTCACCCGCGCCCCGCGGCGGCGGGGACGGCGGACGGTCCTGCGCCGGGGTCGGCGTCGGTGGCAGGGGACGGCGCTGCGCTGGAGGCCGTCCCGTGCAGGGCGGCCACCTCGTGGGCGGCGACCGACTCGTGTGCGGCGGCCGCCCGGTGCGCGGCGACCGCCGCCGCGCCCCCGGGGGTGGTGGCGAGCGCGGCGTGCACGTCGGCGCGAGTGTCGACGCGAACCAGCGCGTCGCGCAGCCCGCGCGCCTCGGGGTGGCGTTCGGCGTACGTCGCGAGGTGCGCCCGGAGGCCGCGGAGGCCGCGCGCTTCGCCGGCGTGCGCCACCTGCAGGTCGACGTGCCGGAGGAGCACCGCGGCGGCCTCCCGCCAGCCGCGCGGGGCGCCCCCCCGCACCTCGTCGAAGATCCACGGCCGGCCCAACGCCCCCCGCGCGATCATCACGCCGACCCCCCGTGCCTGGAGGGCGTGCGCCGCAGCGGGGTCGTCGACGTCGCCGGAGTACAGCACCGGTACGGGACTCCAGGCGGCGACGTCGAGGATCGGGGCGGGGTCGGCGGCGCCGCCGTACTTCGCGGCCGCGGTCCGGCCGTGCACCGCGAGGGCGGCGACGCCGCCCTCCACCAGGGCGCGGGCGACTGCGTCCAGTTCGACGCGGTCGCGCCCCAAGCGGGTCTTCGCCGACACGGGCAGGCCGGTCGCGTCGCGGATCGCAGTCACGATCCGGGCGGCGCCCACCGGATCGCCGATCAGGCGCGCGCCGCAGCCCTTGTCGAGGATCTTCTTCACGGGACACCCCATGTTCAGGTCGAACGCCG encodes the following:
- a CDS encoding tRNA-dihydrouridine synthase, whose amino-acid sequence is MNVFAARLAQGGAVLAPMAGFSDAPFRRLAREHGSAWAVTEMVSARALAKGDERSLAIPAPYPGEPDVVIQLFAADPDEAAAAARLLQDRFAPAAFDLNMGCPVKKILDKGCGARLIGDPVGAARIVTAIRDATGLPVSAKTRLGRDRVELDAVARALVEGGVAALAVHGRTAAAKYGGAADPAPILDVAAWSPVPVLYSGDVDDPAAAHALQARGVGVMIARGALGRPWIFDEVRGGAPRGWREAAAVLLRHVDLQVAHAGEARGLRGLRAHLATYAERHPEARGLRDALVRVDTRADVHAALATTPGGAAAVAAHRAAAAHESVAAHEVAALHGTASSAAPSPATDADPGAGPSAVPAAAGRG